In Streptomyces sp. NBC_01707, a genomic segment contains:
- a CDS encoding glucoamylase family protein gives MDRRTFITATGTGAAALSLGAISASSASAAQSAASPATVPAARSVRSAHAAQPVHALDTPLLLRWFRDTYHSIEAMTTDLGLATDKIDVSSSGDPVQSRQTSPTNIGCGLWSTVAAAGLGVIGEATMHRRLERTVRTVEKLERHHGFWLNWYDAHDGSVLTEWPGTGDPVRPFLSSVDNAWLITGLRIAADASPALRPRVARMLATADWSYYYTPYDPADPVAGPGQLRGGFWPDTEEPTGHHYGALNTEPRMASYLGIADGSLPADHYWHLLRTMVPENEQEQHPQGSYVDMDGIRVWQGHYTHRGRKIVPSWGGSMFEALMVPLFVPEAEWSPQSWGLTHQRYVRSQIEHGMEEAEYGYWGFSPANIPEGGYQEYGVDAIGMQVDGYASNTDRTYTTDGAPLPPASAFTNGVVTPHASFLALPYAPGEAVANLRALDRDFGAYHEGLGFRDSVNVRTGRVSDFMLALDQGMIAAALAQAIRPGLLQRPFRTGGFRSNVRPLLAKEQFSI, from the coding sequence ATGGACCGTCGCACATTCATCACCGCCACAGGGACCGGGGCTGCCGCCCTGTCGCTGGGGGCCATATCCGCGTCCTCCGCGAGCGCCGCGCAGTCTGCGGCGTCCCCGGCCACCGTGCCGGCCGCTCGTTCCGTTCGATCCGCGCATGCCGCGCAACCTGTTCATGCCCTTGATACACCGCTGCTGCTGCGCTGGTTCCGGGATACGTATCACTCGATCGAGGCCATGACGACCGACCTCGGTCTGGCCACGGACAAGATCGACGTCAGCAGCTCCGGCGACCCCGTCCAGTCCCGCCAGACGTCGCCCACCAATATCGGCTGCGGCCTCTGGTCGACCGTCGCCGCGGCCGGTCTCGGCGTGATCGGCGAAGCCACGATGCACCGCAGGCTGGAGCGCACCGTCCGGACCGTGGAGAAGCTGGAGCGCCACCACGGCTTCTGGCTCAACTGGTACGACGCGCACGACGGTTCGGTGCTGACCGAGTGGCCCGGCACCGGGGACCCGGTCCGTCCGTTCCTCTCCTCCGTCGACAACGCCTGGCTGATCACCGGCCTGCGCATCGCCGCCGACGCCTCACCCGCACTGCGCCCCCGCGTCGCCAGGATGCTGGCGACCGCCGACTGGTCGTACTACTACACGCCGTACGACCCGGCCGACCCGGTCGCCGGCCCCGGCCAGCTGCGCGGCGGCTTCTGGCCCGACACCGAGGAGCCCACCGGGCACCACTACGGCGCGCTCAACACCGAGCCCCGCATGGCCAGTTATCTGGGCATCGCGGACGGCTCGCTGCCCGCCGACCACTACTGGCACCTGCTGCGCACGATGGTTCCCGAGAACGAGCAGGAACAGCATCCGCAGGGTTCGTACGTCGACATGGACGGTATCCGGGTGTGGCAGGGCCACTACACGCACCGCGGCCGGAAGATCGTGCCCAGCTGGGGCGGCTCGATGTTCGAGGCGCTGATGGTGCCGCTGTTCGTGCCGGAGGCGGAGTGGTCACCGCAGTCCTGGGGTCTCACCCACCAGCGTTACGTCCGCAGCCAGATCGAACACGGTATGGAGGAGGCGGAGTACGGGTACTGGGGCTTCTCCCCCGCCAACATTCCCGAGGGCGGGTACCAGGAGTACGGTGTCGACGCCATCGGCATGCAGGTCGACGGCTATGCCTCCAACACCGATCGCACGTACACCACGGACGGCGCTCCGCTGCCGCCCGCGTCAGCCTTCACCAACGGTGTGGTCACCCCGCATGCGTCGTTCCTCGCCCTGCCGTACGCACCGGGCGAGGCGGTCGCCAACCTACGGGCGCTCGACCGCGACTTCGGGGCCTACCACGAGGGCCTCGGCTTCCGGGACTCCGTCAATGTCCGCACCGGACGGGTCAGTGACTTCATGCTCGCCCTCGACCAGGGCATGATCGCCGCGGCACTGGCCCAGGCGATCCGCCCGGGGCTGCTCCAACGGCCTTTCCGGACGGGCGGTTTCCGGTCGAACGTGCGTCCGCTGCTCGCCAAGGAGCAGTTCTCCATCTGA
- a CDS encoding TPM domain-containing protein produces MQLVSRTRILIPGRALVTLLVAVCWLALAAVPAARADAPVTLSRDGQITDKVGALGDRRGQVVAALDRLYADRRIQLFVVYVRDFSGRSAQNWADETADKNGLGLDDVLLAVATHDRRYAYTVDPGSRLTDSQLRDVASTAIEPALKQNDWAGAAIGAAKGYAAVVAGKPVPTPAVTPGIDDPGTGSSGGTSTGDLILPVVLVGGAGAVAAYAYTRRKRRTTTRTTPGATGWGHGAAPSGGSPSPPTPLPDLDAYAKQALVETDDAVRTSEEELGFATAQFGDEAAAPFTEAVTFAKGELTAAFRLRQQLDDAFPEDDATRRRMLNEIINRCTGANARLDAVSEDFDRLRALERNAPQALATAETAFRALAGRVSAAQTSLTSMRGRYADSASSSVAGDIEQAKDRLVFTTSSLNQARQAVDGGNNAAAAVYVRAAEGAVDQATTLVDAVDRRARELAEAAAELPAALTETETDLADAGGLLEGTSEGVSTADLRGRIARAQSVLSDVNRELQAGRYDPIDALRRVEEADAALDEALAGAREREQGDRRARALFDQAMLTSRSAIAAAADYITTNRGAVGSQARTRLAEAQRRLEQARELSGTDDPQGALAEAHQADSLAGQARSLAEEDVRAYGNPNGPGGVQGGGGGVGGAVLGGIILGGLLGGGGGRGYGGGFGGGFGGGGFGGGGGPGSFGGGGTRGRRGGGGRF; encoded by the coding sequence ATGCAGCTCGTGAGCCGTACCCGGATTCTCATACCGGGCCGGGCCCTCGTCACCCTGCTGGTGGCGGTGTGCTGGCTGGCCCTTGCCGCTGTGCCGGCCGCTCGCGCCGACGCCCCCGTCACGTTGTCCCGGGACGGGCAGATCACCGACAAGGTGGGTGCGCTCGGCGACCGCCGGGGCCAGGTGGTCGCCGCACTCGACCGTCTCTATGCAGACCGGCGCATCCAGCTCTTCGTCGTCTATGTACGGGACTTCTCCGGCCGTTCCGCGCAGAACTGGGCCGATGAGACGGCCGACAAGAACGGTCTGGGTCTCGACGACGTGCTGCTCGCCGTGGCCACGCACGACCGGCGGTACGCGTACACCGTGGACCCGGGCTCCCGCCTCACCGACTCCCAGCTGCGGGACGTGGCGAGCACGGCCATCGAGCCGGCCCTCAAGCAGAACGACTGGGCGGGCGCCGCGATCGGGGCGGCCAAGGGCTACGCCGCCGTGGTGGCCGGGAAACCTGTGCCCACCCCTGCCGTCACACCCGGCATCGACGATCCCGGAACGGGCAGTTCCGGCGGGACGAGCACCGGGGACCTGATCCTTCCCGTGGTCCTGGTCGGCGGGGCGGGAGCGGTCGCCGCCTATGCGTACACCCGCCGGAAACGACGCACCACGACCCGCACCACACCCGGGGCGACCGGCTGGGGACACGGCGCCGCGCCGTCGGGCGGATCCCCCTCGCCGCCGACTCCGCTGCCGGACCTCGATGCCTACGCCAAACAGGCGCTGGTGGAGACGGATGACGCCGTCCGCACCAGCGAGGAGGAACTCGGATTCGCCACCGCGCAGTTCGGGGACGAGGCCGCCGCCCCGTTCACCGAGGCCGTCACGTTCGCGAAAGGCGAGCTGACGGCCGCGTTCCGGTTGCGTCAGCAGCTGGACGATGCATTCCCGGAGGACGATGCGACGCGTCGCCGGATGCTGAACGAGATCATCAACCGCTGCACGGGGGCAAATGCACGTCTCGATGCCGTATCCGAGGACTTCGACCGGCTGCGCGCGCTGGAACGCAACGCTCCACAGGCGCTTGCCACAGCCGAGACCGCGTTCCGTGCGCTCGCGGGCCGGGTCTCGGCGGCCCAGACCTCCCTCACCTCGATGCGCGGGCGGTACGCGGATTCGGCCTCCTCCTCCGTCGCGGGCGACATCGAACAGGCGAAGGACCGACTCGTCTTCACGACCTCCAGCCTCAACCAGGCGAGGCAGGCGGTGGACGGGGGGAACAACGCGGCGGCGGCGGTGTACGTCCGGGCGGCCGAGGGCGCGGTCGACCAGGCGACCACGCTCGTCGACGCCGTGGACCGGCGCGCCCGGGAACTCGCGGAGGCGGCGGCCGAACTGCCGGCCGCGCTCACCGAGACGGAGACCGATCTGGCCGATGCGGGCGGGCTGCTGGAAGGCACCTCGGAGGGGGTGTCGACCGCGGACCTGCGGGGGCGGATCGCCCGCGCACAGTCGGTACTGAGCGATGTGAACAGGGAGCTGCAGGCCGGCCGCTACGACCCGATCGATGCGCTGCGCAGGGTGGAGGAGGCCGATGCCGCGCTGGACGAGGCGCTGGCCGGGGCCCGCGAACGGGAGCAGGGTGACCGTCGGGCCCGGGCCCTGTTCGACCAGGCGATGCTCACCTCGCGCTCGGCGATCGCTGCAGCTGCGGACTACATCACGACGAATCGGGGGGCTGTCGGCAGCCAGGCCCGGACCCGGCTCGCGGAGGCCCAGCGCCGGCTGGAGCAGGCCAGGGAGCTGTCCGGCACGGACGATCCACAGGGTGCGCTGGCCGAGGCTCATCAGGCCGACTCGCTGGCCGGACAGGCGCGGAGCCTGGCCGAAGAGGATGTGCGGGCGTACGGGAACCCGAACGGCCCGGGCGGTGTACAAGGAGGGGGCGGCGGGGTCGGCGGCGCGGTTCTCGGCGGGATCATCCTCGGCGGACTCCTGGGCGGCGGGGGCGGCAGGGGTTACGGAGGAGGGTTCGGCGGCGGATTCGGCGGAGGCGGATTCGGGGGAGGCGGTGGCCCCGGCAGCTTCGGCGGCGGGGGCACTCGCGGCCGACGGGGCGGCGGCGGCCGCTTCTGA
- a CDS encoding PspA/IM30 family protein, with product MTKQTILGRVTQLAKANINALLDQAEDPQKMLDQLIRDYTANISEAEQAVAATIGNLRLMEQDHREDVDAAKEWGDKALAASRKADELRAAGSGAEADKFDNLAKVALGRQLQSEKEAKTAEPTIASQTVVVDKLKSGLDQMKSKLTELKSKRDELVARAKSAQAQNQMMDSVKNINVLDPTSELGRFEDKVRREEAKAMGKQELAASSLDAQFEQLDSLGDSAEVEARLAALKTSS from the coding sequence ATGACCAAGCAGACCATCCTCGGCCGCGTCACCCAGCTGGCGAAGGCCAATATCAACGCTCTGCTGGATCAGGCGGAGGACCCGCAGAAGATGCTGGACCAGCTGATCCGCGACTACACGGCGAACATCTCCGAGGCCGAGCAGGCGGTGGCGGCGACCATCGGCAATCTGCGGCTGATGGAACAGGACCACCGCGAGGATGTCGACGCGGCCAAGGAGTGGGGCGACAAGGCCCTCGCGGCCAGTCGCAAGGCGGACGAGCTACGAGCCGCCGGATCGGGGGCGGAGGCCGACAAGTTCGACAACCTGGCCAAGGTCGCCCTCGGCCGTCAGCTCCAGTCGGAGAAGGAGGCGAAGACCGCGGAGCCGACCATCGCGTCGCAGACGGTGGTGGTGGACAAGCTCAAGTCCGGCCTGGACCAGATGAAGTCGAAGCTGACGGAGCTGAAGTCCAAGCGGGACGAGCTGGTCGCCCGTGCCAAGTCGGCCCAGGCACAGAATCAGATGATGGACTCCGTCAAGAACATCAATGTTCTCGACCCGACCAGTGAACTCGGCCGGTTCGAGGACAAGGTGCGGCGGGAGGAGGCGAAGGCGATGGGCAAGCAGGAACTCGCCGCGTCCTCCCTGGACGCCCAGTTCGAGCAGCTCGACAGCCTGGGCGACAGCGCGGAGGTCGAGGCCAGGCTCGCCGCCCTGAAAACCTCCTCATGA
- a CDS encoding SpoIIE family protein phosphatase produces MWQSSPPGSIYDYIRVASFSIGPDGLIEQWSRRAAGLFGIAADEAVGRDPVEAFMPSELRTDGHRRVGEILDGKEWTGLVPFRMPGDNAVHGLAELYVMPSETGSGERAALCIVVDVRALRRIETDLAASQAIFGQSPFGFVLFGTDFTVVRANQRFATVFGGQADDHRGRTVDDYLARPEAERLTATLKRVLETGDSVTDLQLVGTAPGDEESRHWSMNLYRVHSGAGRPVGVAGLATDVTRRHIAAREAASARRNLALLNEASARIGNSLDLETTARELLDVAVPGFCDLASVDLYQGLLTGDEAPPGRWGSLRQEPVGGSAELRRVGFASAVSDAVPDSTATDGDTDPPALGAVHRYPFNSPCAKALRTGRVKNVPGDDRGLVQSTLAVPMVAHDTVVGLVQFSRTKGSEPFGERDRALATELAARAAVCIDNARLYRREHERALILQRSLLPPGDPEAAGLDIACRYLPGNAATEVGGDWFDVIELPGHRTALVVGDVMGRGLRAAVAMGELRTAVRTLALLDLEPAEVLSALDEVARGLGTPGGSTASDGVGGGAQWPSRASHKSRDADLSEVYLATCVYAVYDSVTRRCTFANAGHLPPVVVEPGEPALLLDVPPGMPLGVGGEPFEEVEVELKEGALLALYTDGLVESRDHPLDEGLQALRNALVEPALPLEDVCDHVLSTLDTRHGEDDIALLMARIQGLPADAVGDWRLPREPRSVGRARELARSQLIAWDLDDLVDTTELLVSELVTNALRYGEGEIRLRLLRDRTLVCEVWDAGLVQPRRRRARDTDEGGRGLQLVGLLSAAWGSRRTPRGKTVWFELPLPDGQPAAERTVEQLLSMF; encoded by the coding sequence GTGTGGCAGAGCAGCCCGCCTGGCTCGATCTATGACTACATCAGGGTCGCCTCCTTCTCGATCGGCCCCGACGGGCTGATCGAGCAGTGGAGCCGCCGGGCCGCCGGTCTCTTCGGCATTGCCGCAGACGAAGCGGTGGGCAGGGATCCGGTCGAGGCCTTCATGCCCTCCGAGCTGCGCACCGACGGCCATCGCCGGGTCGGCGAGATACTCGACGGCAAGGAGTGGACGGGCCTCGTCCCCTTCCGCATGCCGGGCGACAACGCCGTTCACGGCCTCGCCGAGCTCTATGTGATGCCCAGTGAGACGGGGAGCGGAGAACGGGCCGCGCTCTGCATCGTCGTGGATGTCCGCGCCCTGCGTCGTATCGAGACGGACCTGGCGGCTTCGCAGGCCATTTTCGGCCAATCTCCCTTCGGTTTCGTGTTGTTCGGCACGGACTTCACGGTCGTACGAGCCAACCAGCGCTTCGCCACCGTCTTCGGCGGCCAGGCCGACGACCACCGCGGCCGCACGGTCGACGACTATCTGGCCCGCCCCGAGGCCGAGCGCCTGACCGCCACCCTCAAGCGGGTCCTGGAGACCGGAGACTCCGTCACCGATCTCCAGCTTGTCGGCACCGCACCCGGTGACGAGGAGAGCCGCCACTGGTCGATGAACCTCTACCGCGTGCACAGCGGAGCAGGCCGGCCCGTCGGTGTCGCCGGGCTGGCCACCGATGTCACCCGCCGCCATATCGCTGCCCGCGAGGCTGCCAGCGCCCGCCGTAACCTCGCCCTCCTCAACGAGGCCAGTGCCCGCATCGGCAACTCCCTCGACCTGGAGACCACCGCCCGCGAACTTCTCGACGTGGCCGTACCCGGCTTCTGCGACCTCGCCTCCGTCGACCTCTACCAGGGGCTGCTCACCGGCGACGAGGCACCGCCCGGCAGGTGGGGCTCGCTCCGCCAGGAGCCCGTCGGCGGCTCCGCCGAACTGCGCCGCGTCGGCTTCGCCAGCGCCGTGTCGGACGCCGTTCCGGACAGCACCGCGACCGACGGGGACACCGACCCGCCGGCACTGGGCGCAGTCCACCGCTACCCCTTCAACTCCCCCTGCGCCAAGGCTCTGCGTACCGGCCGGGTCAAGAACGTCCCCGGAGACGACCGCGGTTTGGTCCAGTCCACCCTCGCCGTGCCGATGGTCGCCCATGACACCGTCGTCGGCCTCGTCCAGTTCTCCCGTACGAAGGGCAGCGAACCCTTCGGCGAGCGCGACCGTGCCCTTGCCACCGAGCTGGCCGCCCGCGCCGCCGTCTGTATAGACAACGCCCGCCTCTACCGGCGCGAGCACGAACGCGCACTCATACTCCAGCGCAGCCTGCTGCCACCCGGCGACCCCGAGGCCGCGGGCCTCGACATCGCCTGCCGCTATCTGCCGGGCAATGCGGCGACCGAGGTGGGTGGCGACTGGTTCGACGTGATCGAACTCCCCGGGCATCGCACCGCCCTGGTCGTCGGTGACGTCATGGGCCGCGGGCTGCGGGCCGCCGTCGCCATGGGTGAACTGCGCACCGCCGTAAGGACCCTGGCCCTCCTCGACCTGGAACCCGCCGAAGTGCTCTCCGCGCTCGACGAGGTCGCCCGTGGCCTAGGCACCCCCGGTGGCAGCACCGCCTCCGACGGCGTCGGCGGTGGCGCCCAGTGGCCCTCGAGGGCCTCCCACAAGTCCCGCGACGCCGACCTGTCCGAGGTCTACCTCGCGACATGCGTCTATGCCGTCTACGACTCGGTCACCCGGCGATGCACCTTCGCCAACGCCGGTCACCTCCCCCCTGTTGTGGTCGAGCCGGGCGAACCGGCGCTGCTGCTCGACGTCCCGCCCGGGATGCCGCTCGGCGTCGGCGGCGAACCCTTCGAGGAGGTCGAGGTCGAACTCAAGGAGGGCGCCCTCCTCGCCCTCTACACCGATGGACTCGTCGAATCCCGTGACCATCCGCTCGACGAAGGGCTGCAGGCTCTGCGCAACGCCCTCGTGGAACCCGCGCTCCCCCTGGAGGACGTCTGTGACCACGTCCTGAGCACCCTCGACACCCGGCACGGCGAGGACGACATCGCCCTGCTGATGGCCCGCATCCAGGGTCTGCCGGCCGACGCGGTCGGCGACTGGCGGCTGCCGCGCGAACCCCGGTCCGTCGGTCGCGCCCGCGAACTGGCCCGCAGCCAACTGATCGCCTGGGACCTCGACGATCTGGTGGACACCACCGAACTCCTCGTCAGCGAGCTGGTGACCAACGCCCTGCGGTACGGCGAGGGCGAGATCCGGCTCAGGCTGCTGCGTGACCGTACGCTCGTGTGCGAGGTATGGGATGCGGGTCTCGTCCAGCCACGGCGACGCCGGGCGCGCGACACGGACGAGGGCGGGCGCGGGCTGCAGCTGGTGGGGCTGTTGAGCGCGGCTTGGGGTTCGAGGCGGACACCGCGCGGCAAGACCGTCTGGTTCGAACTGCCGCTGCCCGACGGGCAGCCGGCCGCCGAGCGCACGGTCGAGCAACTGTTGAGCATGTTCTGA
- a CDS encoding ATP-binding protein produces the protein MIGVIDTEGDCAEWTFPAVPGAVRTARHAVHEALRGWGLDATVGDVTVLLVSELVTNSMRYTSGPIGVRLVRPQPDGEGPDARPGLLVEVSDPLPDPPTERAAGPDDEGGRGLQLVARSACRWGTRHGKSGKTVWFELALPG, from the coding sequence GTGATCGGCGTGATCGATACCGAAGGCGACTGCGCCGAGTGGACCTTTCCGGCCGTGCCGGGGGCTGTGCGCACCGCTCGGCATGCGGTCCACGAGGCGCTGCGCGGCTGGGGGCTCGACGCGACGGTCGGCGATGTGACCGTTCTGCTGGTCAGTGAGCTGGTGACCAATTCCATGCGTTACACCTCAGGCCCCATCGGTGTGCGACTCGTACGCCCCCAACCCGACGGCGAAGGTCCGGACGCCCGTCCCGGACTGCTGGTGGAAGTCTCCGATCCGCTTCCGGATCCGCCCACCGAACGTGCTGCCGGACCCGATGACGAAGGGGGCCGAGGGCTCCAGCTCGTGGCCCGCTCCGCCTGCCGCTGGGGGACACGGCACGGAAAGAGCGGCAAGACGGTGTGGTTCGAGCTGGCCCTCCCTGGTTAG
- a CDS encoding (deoxy)nucleoside triphosphate pyrophosphohydrolase: MNDRVVVAGAVYDQGRMLAARRSAPPELAGRWELPGGKLEPGETGEQALVRELREELGVETEPLERIPGEWPLAPGYVLRVWTARLVSGVPAPLQDHDELRWLGPGESDALDWLDQDRPAVAEAMRRLPTGTAVTGTDSAGVTPDRDAPTGPLSDGARH; encoded by the coding sequence ATGAACGATCGCGTGGTGGTGGCCGGAGCCGTCTACGACCAGGGGCGCATGTTGGCCGCGCGCCGCAGTGCCCCGCCTGAGCTGGCGGGCCGCTGGGAGCTGCCCGGGGGGAAGCTGGAGCCGGGGGAGACCGGCGAGCAGGCGCTCGTGCGTGAACTCCGCGAGGAACTCGGTGTGGAGACGGAGCCGCTGGAGCGCATCCCCGGCGAGTGGCCGCTGGCGCCCGGATATGTGCTTCGGGTGTGGACGGCACGACTGGTGTCCGGTGTGCCCGCCCCGCTCCAGGACCATGACGAACTGAGATGGCTCGGACCGGGCGAGAGCGACGCGCTCGACTGGCTGGACCAGGACCGGCCCGCCGTGGCCGAGGCCATGCGCCGTCTGCCGACCGGAACCGCCGTGACCGGAACCGACTCGGCTGGAGTCACCCCTGACCGGGACGCCCCGACCGGGCCTCTGTCGGACGGCGCGCGCCACTGA
- a CDS encoding SPOR domain-containing protein → MLGRDTMSDGGAVLPWLVIRQDDNGNRYRVGRYATQAEAQKIADKLDGRGHKQLYWVERLGQNARP, encoded by the coding sequence ATGCTCGGGAGGGACACGATGAGCGACGGCGGGGCCGTGCTCCCCTGGCTGGTGATAAGGCAGGACGACAACGGCAACAGGTACCGCGTTGGCAGATATGCCACGCAGGCCGAGGCGCAGAAGATCGCCGACAAGCTCGACGGCCGCGGCCACAAGCAGCTGTATTGGGTCGAGCGCCTGGGGCAGAACGCCCGTCCATGA
- a CDS encoding GntR family transcriptional regulator — protein sequence MTFGEQPAYLRVASDLREKIVNGSLPPHTRLPSQARIREEYGVSDTVALEARKVLMAEGLVEGRSGSGTYVRARPVPRRIARSGYRPDAGASPFRQEQTAEGVRGTWESRSEQEEAGPETADRLGIEPGDRVMRTRYIFREAGEPMMLSTSWEPLAVTGRTPVMLPEEGPLGGCGVVERMAAIDVVVDNVVEQVGARPGLAEELLALGGVPGHVVMVIGRTYYASGRPVETADVVVPADRYRISYHLPVR from the coding sequence GTGACATTCGGTGAGCAGCCCGCCTATCTGCGCGTTGCGAGCGATCTGCGAGAGAAGATCGTCAACGGTTCGCTGCCGCCGCACACGCGCCTGCCGTCGCAGGCCCGTATCCGCGAGGAGTACGGCGTCTCGGACACCGTCGCGCTGGAGGCACGGAAGGTGCTGATGGCGGAAGGGCTGGTGGAGGGGCGCTCCGGCTCCGGTACGTACGTGCGTGCGCGCCCGGTCCCGCGTCGCATCGCCCGCTCCGGCTACCGGCCGGACGCGGGGGCCAGTCCGTTCCGCCAGGAGCAGACGGCGGAGGGGGTGCGAGGGACTTGGGAGTCCCGCAGCGAACAGGAGGAGGCGGGCCCGGAGACCGCCGACCGCCTCGGTATCGAACCGGGGGACCGGGTGATGCGTACGAGATACATCTTCCGGGAAGCGGGGGAGCCGATGATGCTCTCCACCTCCTGGGAACCCCTCGCGGTCACGGGACGCACGCCGGTGATGCTGCCGGAGGAAGGCCCGCTGGGCGGCTGTGGGGTGGTCGAGCGGATGGCCGCGATCGATGTCGTCGTGGACAACGTGGTGGAGCAGGTCGGCGCGCGCCCGGGGCTGGCGGAGGAGCTCCTGGCGCTCGGTGGTGTGCCGGGCCATGTGGTGATGGTGATCGGGCGTACGTACTACGCATCGGGGAGGCCGGTGGAGACGGCTGACGTGGTGGTTCCCGCCGACCGCTACCGCATCTCCTACCACCTTCCCGTCAGGTGA
- a CDS encoding glycoside hydrolase family 18 protein: MRRRTLSRLAIAACALSLVAGIAPAASASGGPASPAHSSGSATYKRVGYFTQWGVYGRDFQVKDLDTSGAAAKLTHINYAFGNVSADGKCFTGNVPGEADAWADYVRPLDAAGSVDGVADTDTQPLAGNFNQLRELKAKHPGLKVMISLGGWSWSTHFSDAARTAASRKAFVSSCIDLYFKGNLPVDGARGGDGAAAGLFDGVDIDWEWPGSAGDTDTVYRPEDKRNFTALVHEFRTQLDAYAKSTAKESKGHGSRPKHYELSAFVPTAPAKIDAGFDVRRIMRDFDFVNLQGYDFHVSGETTTAQQSALYAKGDFSVDQTVRDWIRRGAPARKLVMGMPFYGQGWTGVTGGGDGLGQPASAPAPATWAAGYEDYKALKKLAESGTYKIHRDVRNGHAWLFDGTTLWTYDDPQVLRTKTSYIRRHGLGGAMFWSLDGDTDDGELMTAVDQGLGRH; the protein is encoded by the coding sequence ATGCGTCGAAGAACCCTGTCCAGACTGGCCATTGCCGCCTGCGCCCTCTCGCTGGTGGCCGGGATCGCACCCGCCGCCTCCGCCTCCGGAGGCCCCGCCTCCCCCGCCCACTCCTCCGGTTCCGCGACCTACAAGCGCGTCGGCTACTTCACCCAATGGGGTGTCTACGGACGCGACTTCCAGGTCAAGGATCTGGACACGAGCGGCGCCGCGGCCAAGCTCACCCACATCAACTACGCCTTCGGCAACGTCAGCGCCGACGGCAAGTGCTTCACCGGCAATGTGCCGGGAGAGGCCGACGCCTGGGCGGACTACGTCCGTCCACTGGATGCCGCAGGGTCGGTGGACGGCGTCGCGGACACCGACACCCAGCCCCTCGCGGGCAACTTCAATCAGCTGCGCGAGCTGAAGGCCAAGCACCCCGGCCTCAAGGTGATGATCTCCCTGGGTGGCTGGAGCTGGTCCACCCACTTCTCGGACGCGGCCCGCACCGCAGCCTCCCGCAAGGCCTTCGTCTCCTCCTGCATCGACCTGTACTTCAAGGGCAATCTGCCGGTGGACGGGGCGCGCGGCGGCGACGGCGCGGCAGCCGGTCTCTTCGACGGCGTGGACATCGACTGGGAGTGGCCCGGCTCCGCCGGCGACACGGACACGGTCTACCGCCCCGAGGACAAGCGGAACTTCACCGCGCTGGTGCACGAGTTCCGCACCCAGCTCGACGCGTACGCGAAGAGCACCGCCAAGGAGAGCAAGGGGCACGGCAGCAGGCCCAAGCACTACGAGCTGTCGGCGTTCGTCCCCACCGCTCCGGCCAAGATCGATGCAGGCTTCGACGTCCGCCGGATCATGCGGGACTTCGACTTCGTGAACCTGCAGGGTTACGACTTCCATGTGTCCGGCGAGACGACCACGGCTCAGCAGTCCGCGCTGTACGCGAAGGGCGACTTCAGCGTCGACCAGACCGTGCGCGACTGGATCAGGCGCGGCGCCCCGGCCCGCAAGCTGGTCATGGGCATGCCGTTCTACGGTCAGGGCTGGACGGGCGTGACGGGTGGCGGCGACGGTCTCGGCCAGCCTGCCTCGGCCCCCGCACCCGCCACCTGGGCTGCGGGCTACGAGGACTACAAGGCCCTCAAGAAGCTGGCCGAATCCGGTACGTACAAGATCCATCGGGATGTCAGGAACGGCCACGCGTGGCTGTTCGACGGCACGACCCTGTGGACGTACGACGACCCGCAGGTACTGCGCACCAAGACGTCGTACATCCGCCGGCACGGTCTGGGCGGCGCGATGTTCTGGTCGCTGGACGGGGACACGGACGACGGCGAGCTGATGACCGCCGTCGACCAGGGCCTCGGCCGACACTGA